In Pseudonocardia sp. C8, one genomic interval encodes:
- a CDS encoding glycosyltransferase: protein MRISMVSEHASPLVDPGGPDAGGQNVHVRELALALARAGHDVTVCTRRDDPAAPEVVPLTGSVRVRHVPAGPAGPMPKDDIAAHVPELSAALEEAWRADRPDVVHGHFWMSGWAAAGPARRLGLPLVQTYHALGAVKRRHQGAADTSPEGRIRIEAAVARRADRVVASCPDEAAELIRLGAPLGALVTVPSGVDTSLFRPGPAREPTGRPRLLVLGRLVRRKGVDETVQALAGVPDAELVVAGGSGPGGDPDVDRLQEVAARAGVADRVRFLGAVRRDAVPGLLRSADIVVCAPWYEPFGIVPLEAMACGRPVVVTAVGGLQDTVRDGRTGLHVPPRDPDALAAALRELAGDPVRAAALGAAGRRRVVERYGWDRVAERIAGVYADAARAARRRAPLPVSDRRPRVAAAS, encoded by the coding sequence GTGCGCATCTCGATGGTCTCCGAACACGCCAGCCCGCTCGTCGACCCGGGCGGCCCGGACGCCGGCGGGCAGAACGTGCACGTCCGCGAGCTGGCGCTGGCACTGGCCCGCGCCGGGCACGACGTGACCGTCTGCACCCGCCGGGACGACCCGGCCGCGCCCGAGGTCGTGCCGCTCACCGGGTCCGTGCGGGTCCGGCACGTGCCGGCGGGCCCGGCCGGCCCGATGCCGAAGGACGACATCGCCGCGCACGTCCCGGAGCTGTCCGCCGCCCTGGAGGAGGCGTGGCGGGCCGACCGCCCGGACGTGGTGCACGGGCACTTCTGGATGTCCGGGTGGGCCGCGGCCGGCCCGGCGCGGCGGCTCGGGCTGCCGCTGGTGCAGACCTACCACGCGCTCGGCGCGGTCAAGCGCCGTCACCAGGGCGCGGCCGACACCAGCCCGGAGGGCCGGATCCGGATCGAGGCGGCGGTGGCCCGCCGGGCCGACCGGGTCGTCGCGTCCTGCCCGGACGAGGCCGCGGAGCTGATCCGGCTGGGCGCACCGCTCGGCGCCCTGGTCACGGTGCCGTCCGGGGTGGACACCTCCCTGTTCCGGCCCGGGCCGGCCCGGGAACCGACCGGCCGCCCCCGCCTGCTGGTGCTCGGACGGCTGGTGCGCCGCAAGGGCGTCGACGAGACGGTGCAGGCACTCGCCGGGGTGCCGGACGCGGAGCTCGTGGTGGCCGGGGGATCCGGCCCCGGCGGCGACCCGGACGTCGACCGGCTGCAGGAGGTCGCGGCCCGGGCCGGGGTCGCGGACCGGGTCCGGTTCCTCGGGGCGGTGCGCCGCGACGCGGTCCCGGGGCTGCTGCGCTCGGCCGACATCGTCGTGTGCGCGCCCTGGTACGAGCCGTTCGGCATCGTCCCGCTGGAGGCCATGGCGTGCGGGCGGCCGGTGGTGGTCACCGCGGTGGGCGGCCTGCAGGACACGGTGCGCGACGGCCGGACCGGGCTGCACGTGCCGCCCCGCGATCCGGACGCCCTCGCGGCGGCGCTGCGCGAGCTGGCGGGTGACCCGGTGCGGGCCGCGGCGCTCGGTGCGGCCGGCCGGCGCCGGGTCGTCGAGAGGTACGGCTGGGACCGCGTCGCCGAGCGGATCGCCGGCGTCTACGCCGACGCCGCCCGGGCCGCCCGCCGGCGGGCCCCGCTGCCCGTTTCCGACCGGCGGCCCCGGGTAGCCGCGGCGTCATGA
- a CDS encoding carbamoyltransferase C-terminal domain-containing protein, with protein MRVLGVNAVFHDPAAALVVDGRVVAAAEEERFTRRKHGKEPVPFSAWEQPAAAAAWCLEQGGLSPADLDAVGWSYDPDLVEHGQPGTDPGWEQLRTDFARRAPYFLRTALPGLDPGVVRFVQHHLAHAASAAPAAPWQDGAVLVADGRGEATSYLAGLYRNGILQRMATQRLPDSLGLRYEDLTAHLGFRRSSDEYKVMALASYGTPRFADDLAEDLHARGDGGFRAAPVDLSRFAPPRGPADPVLPEHADLAASMQRRLEDTLLDLARWLHDRTGESRLAMAGGIALNCVANTRIADEGPFDEVWVQPAAGDAGTALGAALHLAAEAGDPVAPMPGADLGRGWTDDELEQVLRDARVRYERPDDLPGTVADAIADDGVVAWFQGRSEFGPRALGNRSLLAHPGRRENLDRLNAVKGRESFRPVAPMVRAERAAELFSRGPAESPYMLFVHDVAPEWQDRIPAVTHVDGTARIQTVDHTERPLLAALLGDVEKATGLPCVINTSLNTAGRPMVDTPVHALETFGSAPIDLLALGPFVVRR; from the coding sequence ATGCGGGTCCTCGGGGTGAACGCCGTGTTCCACGACCCGGCCGCCGCGCTCGTCGTGGACGGCCGGGTGGTGGCCGCGGCCGAGGAGGAGCGGTTCACGCGCCGCAAGCACGGCAAGGAACCGGTGCCGTTCTCGGCCTGGGAGCAGCCCGCCGCGGCCGCCGCCTGGTGCCTGGAACAGGGCGGGCTCAGCCCCGCCGACCTGGACGCCGTCGGCTGGTCCTACGACCCCGACCTCGTCGAGCACGGCCAGCCCGGCACCGACCCGGGCTGGGAGCAGCTGCGCACCGACTTCGCCCGCCGCGCCCCGTACTTCCTGCGGACGGCGCTGCCGGGGCTCGACCCGGGCGTGGTGCGGTTCGTGCAGCACCACCTGGCGCACGCCGCGTCGGCCGCACCGGCCGCGCCCTGGCAGGACGGCGCCGTGCTGGTCGCGGACGGGCGCGGCGAGGCGACGTCGTACCTGGCCGGCCTCTACCGCAACGGGATCCTGCAGCGGATGGCCACCCAGCGGCTGCCGGACTCACTGGGCCTGCGCTACGAGGACCTCACCGCGCACCTGGGCTTCCGGCGCTCCTCCGACGAGTACAAGGTGATGGCGCTGGCCTCCTACGGCACCCCGCGGTTCGCCGACGACCTCGCCGAGGACCTGCACGCCCGCGGTGACGGCGGGTTCCGGGCGGCCCCGGTCGACCTGTCGCGGTTCGCGCCGCCCCGCGGCCCGGCCGACCCGGTCCTGCCCGAGCACGCCGACCTGGCCGCCAGCATGCAGCGGCGGCTGGAGGACACGCTGCTCGACCTCGCCCGCTGGCTGCACGACCGCACCGGGGAGTCCCGGCTCGCGATGGCCGGCGGGATCGCGCTGAACTGCGTGGCGAACACCCGCATCGCCGACGAGGGCCCGTTCGACGAGGTGTGGGTGCAACCCGCCGCCGGGGACGCGGGCACCGCACTCGGCGCCGCGCTGCACCTGGCCGCCGAGGCCGGTGACCCGGTCGCCCCGATGCCCGGTGCCGACCTCGGCCGCGGCTGGACCGACGACGAGCTCGAGCAGGTCCTGCGGGACGCCCGGGTCCGCTACGAGCGCCCCGACGACCTGCCCGGCACCGTCGCCGACGCGATCGCCGACGACGGCGTCGTCGCCTGGTTCCAGGGCCGCTCCGAGTTCGGGCCGCGGGCGCTGGGCAACCGCTCGCTGCTGGCCCACCCGGGCCGGCGGGAGAACCTCGACCGGCTCAACGCGGTCAAGGGCCGCGAGTCGTTCCGCCCGGTCGCCCCGATGGTCCGCGCCGAGCGGGCCGCCGAGCTGTTCTCCCGCGGGCCCGCCGAGAGCCCGTACATGCTGTTCGTGCACGACGTCGCCCCCGAGTGGCAGGACCGGATACCGGCGGTCACCCACGTCGACGGCACCGCCCGCATCCAGACCGTGGACCACACCGAGCGGCCGCTGCTCGCCGCCCTGCTCGGCGACGTCGAGAAGGCCACCGGCCTGCCGTGCGTGATCAACACCAGCCTGAACACCGCGGGCCGCCCGATGGTCGACACCCCGGTGCACGCGCTGGAGACGTTCGGCTCGGCGCCGATCGACCTGCTGGCCCTCGGCCCGTTCGTGGTGCGCCGGTGA
- a CDS encoding HAD-IIIA family hydrolase, which yields MTATGTVSVVVPTTGRARLARVLDDVRAPGARAAGISEVIVVDDRVRPDTPLPGVADRDGAPPLRVLRTGGRGPAAARNAGWRAAAPGWVAFVDDDVEPGTGWAAALAADLAAVAADVGAVQARIAVPLPAHRRPTDAERNTAGLASARWVTADIAYRTTALAAVGGFDECFPRAYREDADLALRVRAAGWRIVAGDRVTTHPPRAGGPLASVRAQAGNADDARMRRKHGPAWRDACDAGRGMLGTHAVTTGAALLAVAAAATGRRGLARTAAGVWAGATAAFAARRILPGPRTPREVATMLLTSALIPPAATVHRVAGELRARRAPAAVLFDRDDTLVHDVPYCTEPDRVRPVDGAAAALGRVRAAGVATGVVTNQSGVARGLISPDELAAVNARVGADLGPFGTWQVCVHGEDDGCGCRKPAPGMVRAAAEALGVRARDCVVIGDTGADVAAARAAGARAVLVPTARTRPEEVAHAHRYARVAPDLGAAVDLAMGGRA from the coding sequence GTGACGGCGACGGGCACGGTGAGCGTCGTCGTCCCGACGACCGGGCGGGCACGGCTGGCCCGGGTGCTCGACGACGTCCGCGCCCCGGGCGCGCGCGCCGCCGGGATCAGCGAGGTGATCGTCGTCGACGACCGGGTCCGCCCGGACACGCCGCTGCCGGGCGTGGCCGACCGGGACGGCGCGCCGCCGCTGCGGGTGCTGCGCACCGGCGGGCGCGGGCCGGCCGCCGCGCGCAACGCCGGCTGGCGGGCCGCGGCCCCGGGCTGGGTCGCGTTCGTCGACGACGACGTCGAACCCGGCACCGGCTGGGCCGCCGCGCTGGCCGCGGACCTTGCCGCGGTCGCCGCCGACGTCGGCGCCGTGCAGGCCCGGATCGCGGTGCCGCTGCCCGCGCACCGCCGCCCGACCGACGCCGAGCGCAACACCGCGGGCCTGGCCTCGGCCCGCTGGGTGACCGCCGACATCGCCTACCGGACCACGGCGCTCGCCGCCGTCGGCGGCTTCGACGAGTGCTTCCCCCGCGCCTACCGGGAGGACGCCGACCTGGCCCTGCGGGTGCGCGCGGCCGGCTGGCGGATCGTCGCCGGCGACCGGGTCACCACGCACCCGCCGCGCGCGGGCGGCCCGCTCGCCTCGGTCCGGGCCCAGGCCGGCAACGCCGACGACGCCCGGATGCGCCGCAAGCACGGCCCGGCCTGGCGGGACGCCTGCGACGCCGGGCGCGGCATGCTGGGCACGCACGCGGTCACCACCGGTGCCGCGCTGCTCGCGGTCGCGGCCGCGGCCACCGGACGGCGCGGGCTCGCCCGCACCGCCGCCGGGGTGTGGGCCGGCGCGACCGCCGCGTTCGCGGCCCGCCGGATCCTGCCCGGCCCGCGCACCCCGCGCGAGGTCGCGACGATGCTGCTGACCAGCGCGCTGATCCCGCCGGCCGCGACCGTGCACCGGGTCGCCGGCGAGCTGCGGGCCCGCCGGGCCCCGGCCGCCGTGCTGTTCGACCGCGACGACACCCTGGTCCACGACGTGCCGTACTGCACCGAACCGGATCGGGTGCGGCCGGTCGACGGGGCCGCCGCCGCGCTGGGGCGGGTCCGGGCCGCGGGCGTCGCCACCGGCGTGGTCACCAACCAGTCCGGGGTGGCGAGGGGCCTGATCTCCCCCGACGAGCTCGCCGCGGTGAACGCCCGGGTGGGCGCCGACCTCGGGCCGTTCGGGACCTGGCAGGTGTGCGTGCACGGCGAGGACGACGGCTGCGGCTGCCGCAAGCCCGCGCCCGGCATGGTCCGGGCGGCGGCGGAGGCGCTCGGCGTCCGCGCCCGGGACTGCGTCGTGATCGGCGACACCGGCGCCGACGTCGCCGCGGCCCGGGCCGCCGGTGCCCGCGCCGTGCTCGTGCCGACCGCGCGGACCCGGCCCGAGGAGGTCGCCCACGCCCACCGGTACGCGCGGGTCGCGCCGGACCTGGGCGCGGCCGTCGACCTGGCAATGGGGGGCCGGGCGTGA
- a CDS encoding glycosyltransferase family 2 protein codes for MSGPRTTVVVITRDRRAELLRTLAHLEALPDAAPVIVVDNGSTDGTAAAVRARHPRVALIAAGENLGAVGRNVAVERVRTPYVTFCDDDTRPQPGALTRAADVLDAHPGVASVTGRCLVEPDLHEDPITPEMRDSPVPAPDGLPGPALLGIMAGLSTLRVGAFRAAGGFHPRIWLGGEEELLALDLAAAGWWMCWIPDVVVHHAPSTLRDPRARRRLGIRNTLWTLWLRRPVRSAVRRTVEVVRGAPADAATLRAVLAAVAGLPWVLRERRVVPPAVEEGLRLLEEPQRRSTARRYVG; via the coding sequence GTGAGCGGGCCGCGGACGACCGTCGTCGTCATCACCCGGGACCGGCGCGCGGAGCTGCTGCGGACCCTCGCGCACCTGGAGGCGCTGCCCGACGCCGCCCCGGTGATCGTGGTGGACAACGGCTCCACCGACGGGACCGCGGCGGCCGTGCGGGCCCGGCACCCGCGGGTCGCGCTGATCGCGGCGGGCGAGAACCTCGGCGCGGTCGGCCGCAACGTCGCCGTCGAGCGGGTCCGCACCCCGTACGTGACGTTCTGCGACGACGACACCCGCCCGCAGCCCGGCGCGCTCACCCGGGCCGCGGACGTGCTGGACGCGCACCCGGGTGTCGCGTCGGTGACCGGGCGCTGCCTGGTCGAGCCGGACCTGCACGAGGACCCGATCACCCCGGAGATGCGGGACTCGCCGGTGCCGGCCCCGGACGGGCTGCCCGGCCCGGCGCTGCTGGGGATCATGGCCGGGCTGTCCACGCTGCGGGTCGGCGCGTTCCGCGCGGCCGGTGGCTTCCACCCGCGGATCTGGCTGGGCGGGGAGGAGGAGCTGCTCGCCCTCGACCTGGCCGCCGCGGGCTGGTGGATGTGCTGGATCCCGGACGTCGTGGTGCACCACGCCCCGTCGACGTTGCGTGACCCGCGGGCCCGGCGCCGGCTCGGCATCCGGAACACGCTGTGGACGCTGTGGCTGCGTCGCCCGGTCCGGAGCGCGGTGCGGCGCACGGTGGAGGTCGTGCGGGGCGCGCCCGCCGACGCGGCGACGCTGCGTGCCGTCCTGGCGGCGGTGGCCGGGCTGCCGTGGGTGCTGCGCGAGCGCCGGGTCGTGCCGCCGGCGGTGGAGGAGGGGCTGCGGCTGCTGGAGGAGCCGCAGCGCCGGTCCACCGCCCGCCGCTACGTCGGTTAG
- a CDS encoding alpha/beta fold hydrolase, whose amino-acid sequence MDVANPEAGLAHDVEGTGTPVVLLHGMTFDRRTWRPVVDELDGSVTSIAVDLPGHGGSSGRPTRLEEVVEQVHRLLESLAVERPVVVGHSMGAAVAALYAGTHPARGLAMVDQATEIEPFARALHRIAPMLRGPAFGQAWAAIENGLGLDRIPEPVRTLVRDAHTVEQDVVLGYWDQLLTTDPAGMQAWIDARAAGIRAPCLAVFGRQATEGERERVGRMPDAQLEEWVGDGHFVHLVDPARFATRLRAFVDHCDHDSDQRGDQGGAVAGEPVAGQRS is encoded by the coding sequence ATGGACGTCGCGAATCCGGAGGCCGGCCTCGCCCACGACGTCGAGGGAACCGGCACGCCCGTCGTCCTGCTGCACGGGATGACCTTCGATCGCCGGACGTGGCGGCCGGTCGTCGACGAGCTGGACGGCTCCGTCACGAGCATCGCGGTCGACCTGCCCGGGCACGGCGGAAGCAGCGGCCGGCCGACCCGGCTCGAGGAGGTCGTCGAGCAGGTTCACCGGCTGCTGGAGTCGCTGGCCGTGGAACGCCCGGTCGTCGTCGGCCACTCGATGGGTGCCGCGGTCGCCGCGCTCTACGCGGGCACGCATCCCGCGCGCGGCCTCGCCATGGTCGACCAGGCGACCGAGATCGAGCCCTTCGCCCGGGCGCTCCACCGGATCGCACCGATGCTGCGCGGACCCGCCTTCGGCCAGGCCTGGGCGGCCATCGAGAACGGCCTCGGCCTCGACCGCATCCCCGAACCGGTCCGCACCCTGGTGCGGGATGCGCACACGGTCGAGCAGGACGTCGTGCTCGGGTACTGGGATCAGCTCCTGACCACCGATCCGGCCGGGATGCAGGCCTGGATCGACGCCCGGGCGGCCGGGATCCGGGCCCCCTGCCTGGCCGTGTTCGGTCGGCAGGCCACCGAGGGTGAACGCGAGCGGGTGGGGCGGATGCCGGACGCCCAGCTCGAGGAGTGGGTGGGCGACGGGCACTTCGTGCACCTCGTCGACCCCGCGCGGTTCGCGACCAGGCTGCGCGCCTTCGTCGACCACTGCGATCACGACAGTGATCAGCGCGGTGATCAGGGCGGGGCCGTCGCCGGGGAACCGGTGGCCGGCCAGCGGAGCTAA
- a CDS encoding glycosyltransferase, which translates to MSERQRANHEHHEHGVRTTVVIATRNRAGELARTLDELAALRPRPPVVVVDDASTDDTARTVAARPEVELVRLRDRRGAAARNAGVARVRTPYVAFSDDDSWWAPDALARAEEILERCPDVGLVAGAVLVGPERRPDPVNADLRDSPLGGTDPGPEVLGFLACAAVVRKRAYDEAGGFSALLRFGAEETLLAVDLAARGWRLCHDPGVVALHHPSPHRMPHDQRCALEARNRLLIALMRRPWSRVGSELAGLAERAVHDGVSRRAFAAGLAAAPRALARRRVLPRAVEDRLRLVEQW; encoded by the coding sequence GTGAGCGAGCGTCAGCGAGCGAACCATGAGCACCATGAGCACGGCGTCCGGACCACGGTGGTGATCGCGACCCGGAACCGGGCCGGCGAGCTCGCCCGCACGCTCGACGAGCTGGCGGCGCTGCGGCCCCGGCCGCCGGTCGTGGTCGTCGACGACGCCTCGACCGACGACACGGCGCGGACCGTCGCCGCCCGCCCGGAGGTGGAGCTCGTCCGGCTGCGGGACCGCCGGGGCGCGGCCGCCCGCAACGCCGGCGTCGCGCGGGTCCGCACCCCCTACGTGGCGTTCAGCGACGACGACTCGTGGTGGGCCCCGGACGCGCTGGCCCGGGCCGAGGAGATCCTCGAGCGGTGCCCGGACGTCGGGCTGGTCGCCGGCGCGGTCCTGGTCGGACCGGAGCGGCGGCCCGACCCGGTGAACGCCGACCTGCGCGACAGCCCGCTCGGCGGGACCGACCCGGGCCCGGAGGTGCTGGGCTTCCTGGCCTGCGCGGCCGTCGTCCGGAAGCGGGCCTACGACGAGGCGGGCGGGTTCTCCGCGCTGCTGCGCTTCGGCGCCGAGGAGACGCTGCTGGCCGTCGACCTGGCGGCCCGGGGCTGGCGGCTGTGCCACGACCCGGGCGTGGTGGCGCTGCACCACCCGTCGCCGCACCGGATGCCGCACGACCAGCGGTGCGCGCTGGAGGCCCGCAACCGGTTGCTGATCGCGCTGATGCGGCGGCCCTGGTCGCGGGTCGGCTCGGAGCTGGCCGGCCTTGCGGAACGGGCCGTGCACGACGGGGTGTCCCGGCGGGCGTTCGCGGCCGGGCTGGCCGCGGCGCCTCGCGCGCTCGCCCGGCGCCGGGTGCTGCCCCGAGCGGTCGAGGACCGGCTGCGGCTGGTGGAGCAGTGGTGA
- a CDS encoding polysaccharide pyruvyl transferase family protein: MRIMVAGWPSFVDGEATAGDLLAMARVADAVRGPGRRVEQLLSPVLDPSAESATTADPAGCTHLVFACGPARGAQVARLHERFAGARRIAVGVSVPDPLDPAVTGFHRVLARDGTEDAAPDLCWSAPDPAPVPVVGVVLAPGQPEYGDRRRHDQVHAVLAEWLRDLDAARLELDTRVDPRDWRHPATPGQFRAVLSRLDAVVTTRLHGAVLALAAGVPALAVDPVAGGAKVTAQGRALGWPVLAGEDVAGPHGRAVLDRAWEWCRGAAGRARDLAAARDGDRLLAELRAEVGLT; this comes from the coding sequence GTGCGGATCATGGTGGCCGGTTGGCCGAGCTTCGTCGACGGGGAGGCGACCGCGGGTGACCTGCTGGCGATGGCCCGGGTCGCCGACGCGGTGCGCGGGCCCGGCCGGCGGGTCGAGCAGCTGCTCAGCCCGGTGCTCGACCCGTCGGCGGAGTCCGCGACGACCGCGGACCCGGCGGGCTGCACCCACCTGGTGTTCGCCTGCGGCCCGGCGCGGGGCGCGCAGGTGGCGCGGCTGCACGAGCGGTTCGCCGGCGCGCGGCGGATCGCGGTCGGCGTGTCGGTGCCCGACCCGCTCGACCCGGCGGTGACCGGCTTCCACCGCGTCCTGGCCCGCGACGGAACCGAGGACGCCGCACCGGACCTGTGCTGGTCCGCCCCCGACCCCGCGCCGGTCCCGGTGGTGGGGGTCGTCCTCGCCCCCGGCCAGCCGGAGTACGGCGACCGCCGCCGCCACGACCAGGTGCACGCGGTGCTCGCCGAGTGGCTGCGCGACCTCGACGCCGCCCGCCTGGAGCTGGACACCCGGGTCGACCCGCGGGACTGGCGGCACCCGGCCACGCCCGGACAGTTCCGGGCCGTGCTGTCCCGGCTCGACGCCGTCGTGACGACCCGGCTGCACGGCGCGGTCCTCGCGCTCGCGGCCGGGGTACCGGCGCTGGCCGTCGACCCGGTCGCCGGCGGCGCCAAGGTGACGGCGCAGGGCCGGGCGCTGGGCTGGCCGGTGCTGGCCGGCGAGGACGTGGCCGGCCCGCACGGCCGCGCCGTGCTGGACCGGGCCTGGGAGTGGTGCCGGGGTGCGGCCGGGCGGGCCCGGGACCTGGCCGCCGCGCGGGACGGCGACCGGCTGCTGGCCGAGCTGCGGGCGGAGGTCGGACTCACGTGA
- a CDS encoding TetR/AcrR family transcriptional regulator, producing the protein MGRRRIHDEDTAEALLDAAERILEAGGLEALTVRRVADEVGTTTRAVYTSLGSKDALLTGLGVRGFALLAAEVAGVRGTDDPAADLVSAAVSGFRVWALAHPALFQVTFPQRVTVSPEVRARFDPARAEALEVLLERIRRLRESGGCGGRTVREAAWQFSSLCEGLAAQDLRTATAGRRPDTTQIWADAVGALIAGWQATPR; encoded by the coding sequence GTGGGGCGCAGGCGGATACACGACGAGGACACGGCCGAGGCGCTGCTGGACGCGGCCGAGCGGATCCTGGAGGCCGGCGGCCTGGAGGCGCTGACCGTCCGCCGGGTCGCCGACGAGGTCGGGACCACGACTCGGGCCGTCTACACCAGCCTGGGGTCCAAGGACGCCCTGCTCACCGGGTTGGGCGTGCGGGGGTTCGCGCTGCTCGCGGCGGAGGTCGCGGGAGTGCGCGGGACGGACGATCCCGCCGCGGACCTGGTCTCGGCGGCGGTGTCGGGGTTCCGGGTCTGGGCGCTGGCGCATCCCGCGCTGTTCCAGGTCACCTTCCCGCAGCGGGTCACCGTGTCGCCCGAGGTCCGTGCGCGCTTCGACCCGGCCCGGGCGGAAGCCCTGGAGGTCCTCCTCGAGCGGATCCGGCGGCTCCGGGAGTCCGGGGGCTGCGGGGGGCGCACGGTCCGCGAGGCCGCCTGGCAGTTCAGCAGCCTGTGCGAGGGGCTCGCCGCGCAGGACCTCCGCACGGCGACGGCGGGCCGTCGGCCGGACACCACGCAGATCTGGGCGGACGCGGTGGGCGCGCTGATCGCGGGCTGGCAGGCGACGCCGCGCTAG
- a CDS encoding glycosyltransferase, translating into MSVLLWHVHGSWTGSFVAGRHRYLIPELDRGGPWGLGRAGRDWPPSARAVPPRELAASEVDVVVLQRPEEPALVEGWLGRRPGVDVPAVYVEHNAPPEHAARSRHPLAGRADVPVVHVTGFNELMWDCGDAPVTTIPHGIADPGHRWTGELPRAVALINEPVRRGRVTGSDLLPRFGVRLPVDVCGIGTEGLTAADLGPPRDADVSGLGDLPQDRLHATMARRRLYLHTARWTSLGLSLLEAMALGMPVVVPATTEAAVAVPPAAGVVATSPAELVEGAAALAGDPARAADAGAAAREHVLTRFGLPAFLKRWDELLGAVVSGRPV; encoded by the coding sequence CTGAGCGTTCTGCTCTGGCACGTCCACGGGTCGTGGACCGGCTCGTTCGTGGCCGGGCGCCACCGGTACCTGATCCCCGAGCTCGACCGGGGCGGGCCGTGGGGCCTCGGCCGGGCCGGGCGGGACTGGCCGCCGTCGGCGCGCGCGGTGCCGCCCCGGGAGCTGGCCGCGTCGGAGGTGGACGTCGTCGTCCTGCAGCGACCCGAGGAACCGGCCCTGGTGGAGGGCTGGCTGGGGCGGCGCCCCGGCGTCGACGTGCCCGCGGTCTACGTGGAGCACAACGCGCCGCCCGAACACGCCGCCCGGTCCCGGCATCCGCTGGCCGGCCGCGCGGACGTGCCGGTCGTGCACGTCACCGGGTTCAACGAGCTGATGTGGGACTGCGGGGACGCCCCGGTCACCACGATCCCGCACGGGATCGCCGACCCGGGGCACCGCTGGACCGGGGAGCTGCCGCGCGCGGTCGCGCTCATCAACGAGCCGGTGCGCCGCGGCCGGGTCACCGGCAGCGACCTGCTCCCCCGGTTCGGCGTGCGGCTGCCGGTCGACGTGTGCGGGATCGGGACCGAGGGGCTCACCGCCGCCGACCTCGGCCCGCCGCGGGACGCCGACGTCAGCGGGCTCGGCGACCTGCCGCAGGACCGGCTGCACGCGACGATGGCCCGCCGGCGGCTCTACCTGCACACCGCCCGCTGGACCTCGCTGGGGCTGTCGCTGCTGGAGGCCATGGCGCTGGGCATGCCGGTGGTGGTCCCGGCGACCACCGAGGCCGCGGTCGCGGTGCCCCCGGCGGCCGGGGTGGTGGCCACCTCGCCCGCGGAGCTGGTGGAGGGGGCGGCGGCGCTGGCCGGCGACCCGGCCCGGGCCGCCGACGCCGGCGCCGCCGCCCGCGAGCACGTGCTGACCCGGTTCGGGCTGCCCGCGTTCCTCAAACGCTGGGACGAGCTGCTCGGCGCGGTCGTCTCCGGCCGGCCGGTCTAG
- a CDS encoding NAD-dependent epimerase/dehydratase family protein, with amino-acid sequence MTSPPFDRAIVTGGAGFVGSHLCEALLSAGTRVVCLDDLSSGRREHLAPLSGSPRFRFVRHDVTLPWPEPWPGPDAAGRVLVAHLASAASPVDYHRRPLETLRAGAAGTEHALAAAQRYGARFLLASTSEVYGDPEVHPQHEGYHGDVDPVGPRSCYDEAKRYAEALTTAHRRVHGTDTAIARLFNTYGPRMRPGDGRMVPTFVDQALRGVPITVTGSGEQTRSLCHVDDTVRGLLALAASDHPGPMNIGNPTERSVHAVAELVRDLTGSASEITAVPAAADDPRRRRPDIGLAGRELGWEPRIGLEEGLRHTVGWFASRSTVPTPVDSAV; translated from the coding sequence ATGACCTCACCTCCGTTCGACCGCGCGATCGTGACCGGCGGAGCCGGCTTCGTCGGCTCGCACCTGTGCGAGGCCCTGCTCTCGGCCGGCACCCGGGTCGTCTGCCTGGACGACCTCAGCAGCGGGCGCCGCGAGCACCTGGCGCCACTGTCCGGTTCGCCGCGGTTCCGCTTCGTCCGCCACGACGTGACGCTGCCCTGGCCGGAGCCGTGGCCCGGACCGGACGCGGCCGGCCGGGTGCTGGTCGCGCACCTGGCGTCGGCCGCGTCACCGGTCGACTACCACCGCCGCCCGCTGGAGACGCTCCGCGCGGGCGCCGCCGGCACCGAGCACGCGCTCGCGGCCGCGCAGCGGTACGGGGCCCGGTTCCTGCTCGCCTCCACCAGCGAGGTGTACGGCGACCCGGAGGTCCACCCGCAGCACGAGGGCTACCACGGCGACGTCGACCCGGTCGGCCCCCGCAGCTGCTACGACGAGGCCAAGCGCTACGCGGAGGCGCTGACCACCGCGCACCGGCGGGTGCACGGCACCGACACCGCGATCGCCCGGCTGTTCAACACCTACGGCCCGCGGATGCGCCCCGGCGACGGCCGCATGGTGCCCACGTTCGTGGACCAGGCGCTACGCGGGGTACCGATCACCGTGACCGGGAGCGGGGAGCAGACCCGGTCGCTGTGCCACGTCGACGACACCGTCCGCGGGCTCCTCGCGCTGGCCGCGTCGGACCACCCCGGCCCGATGAACATCGGCAACCCGACCGAGCGGAGCGTGCACGCCGTCGCCGAGCTGGTCCGGGACCTCACCGGCTCGGCGTCGGAGATCACCGCGGTCCCGGCGGCCGCGGACGACCCGCGCCGGCGCCGCCCGGACATCGGCCTGGCCGGGCGGGAGCTGGGCTGGGAACCGCGGATCGGGCTCGAGGAGGGCCTGCGCCACACCGTGGGCTGGTTCGCCTCCCGGTCAACCGTGCCCACCCCGGTCGACTCCGCTGTGTAG